Proteins co-encoded in one Streptomyces sp. SLBN-31 genomic window:
- a CDS encoding MFS transporter — protein sequence MTTPAVPAPRIPEAVHRRRWAILGVLMLSLLIVVLDNSILNVAIKTISTPAPTGLGATQSELEWAINAYTLVFAGLLFTAGLIGDRVGRKKVLLGGLVVFGIGSALAAESGSPGQLIAYRALMALGAAFVMPATLAVLMNVFEREEQPKAIGIWAGGVGLAIAIGPITGGVLLDHFWWGSVFLINVPIVLLALALMVWLVPDSRDPRPGRVDPVGVVLSVVGLVLLVYGIIKGGELADFTDPQVLATIGAGVLVLAAFVVFEKRSDHPSLDVSYFKNKVFSAAMAAIALVFFALMGVTFFSVFYTQSVRGYSPLQSGLLMLPLAAAQMIFAPRARLVVDRFGHKATTGGGLVLLAGMLAAFAGFEADTPIWVLEVVFFLMGTGMAHVMTPTSVVIMQALPREKAGSASALSNTFRQVGGALGIAVLGSVLSTAYRNGIEGKLSLLPAGLRDAAGESIEATLGVAAKLGPRGKGLVGPANDAFLHAMHITALCGTVVALLGAVVVFLFLPGKPPARQEGEEEQQLVSAAE from the coding sequence ATGACCACTCCTGCCGTCCCAGCTCCTCGCATACCCGAAGCGGTGCACCGGCGCCGCTGGGCGATCCTCGGCGTGCTGATGCTGAGCCTGCTGATCGTCGTTCTGGACAACTCCATCCTGAACGTCGCCATCAAGACCATCTCCACTCCGGCCCCCACCGGCCTCGGCGCCACGCAGAGCGAGCTGGAGTGGGCGATCAACGCCTACACCCTCGTCTTCGCCGGCCTGCTGTTCACCGCGGGGCTCATCGGCGACCGGGTCGGCCGCAAGAAGGTGCTGCTCGGCGGGCTCGTCGTGTTCGGTATCGGCTCCGCCCTGGCCGCCGAGTCCGGCTCACCCGGGCAGCTCATCGCCTACCGCGCGCTGATGGCGCTGGGTGCCGCGTTCGTCATGCCGGCCACCCTCGCCGTCCTGATGAACGTCTTCGAGCGCGAGGAGCAGCCCAAGGCCATCGGCATCTGGGCCGGCGGTGTCGGCCTCGCCATCGCCATCGGCCCGATCACCGGCGGCGTGCTCCTGGACCACTTCTGGTGGGGCTCGGTCTTCCTGATCAACGTGCCGATCGTGCTCCTCGCCCTCGCGCTGATGGTCTGGCTGGTCCCCGACTCCCGCGACCCGAGGCCCGGCCGCGTCGACCCGGTCGGCGTGGTGCTGTCCGTCGTCGGCCTCGTCCTGCTCGTCTACGGCATCATCAAGGGCGGCGAGCTCGCCGACTTCACCGACCCGCAGGTGCTGGCCACCATCGGCGCCGGTGTCCTGGTCCTCGCCGCGTTCGTGGTGTTCGAAAAGCGCAGCGACCACCCGTCCCTGGACGTGTCCTACTTCAAGAACAAGGTGTTCTCGGCCGCCATGGCCGCCATCGCGCTGGTCTTCTTCGCGCTGATGGGCGTGACCTTCTTCTCGGTCTTCTACACCCAGAGCGTGCGCGGGTACTCGCCGCTGCAGTCCGGTCTGCTGATGCTGCCGCTGGCCGCCGCGCAGATGATCTTCGCGCCGCGGGCCCGGCTCGTCGTCGACCGGTTCGGCCACAAGGCCACGACCGGGGGCGGCCTGGTGCTGCTCGCGGGCATGCTGGCCGCGTTCGCCGGGTTCGAGGCGGACACCCCGATCTGGGTCCTGGAGGTCGTGTTCTTCCTCATGGGCACCGGCATGGCGCACGTCATGACGCCGACGTCCGTCGTCATCATGCAGGCCCTGCCGCGCGAGAAGGCCGGCTCCGCGTCCGCGCTGAGCAACACCTTCCGCCAGGTCGGCGGCGCCCTCGGCATCGCCGTCCTCGGCTCGGTGCTGTCGACGGCGTACCGCAACGGCATCGAGGGCAAGCTCTCCCTCCTGCCGGCCGGCCTCAGGGACGCGGCCGGCGAGTCCATCGAGGCCACGCTCGGCGTCGCCGCCAAGCTCGGCCCGCGCGGCAAGGGTCTCGTCGGCCCGGCCAACGACGCCTTCCTGCACGCCATGCACATCACCGCCCTGTGCGGCACGGTCGTCGCCCTGCTCGGCGCGGTGGTGGTCTTCCTGTTCCTGCCCGGCAAGCCGCCGGCCCGCCAGGAGGGCGAAGAGGAGCAGCAGTTGGTGTCGGCGGCGGAATAA
- a CDS encoding MFS transporter: protein MPLALLALAVGAFGIGTTEFVMMGLLPDVATDLHISIPTAGHLVSAYALGVVIGAPLLAALTARMSRRTVLIGLMALFVAGNALSAFAPGYDSLLAARFLSGLPHGAFFGVGAVVATNMVAPERKARSVSLMFLGLTVANIAGVPVATLMGQHLGWRATFLGVSTIGLAAIVALALLIPHDHTQAPAAGLRRELTALRSLPVWLALGTTVAGFGALFSAYSYITPMLTDAAGYAETSVTLLLALFGVGATIGNLLGGRLADHALRGTLFGGLLALAAVLALFPLLMSAQWSAALAVTLLGAAAFITGSPLQLMVMEKASAAPSLASSANQAAFNLANAGGAWIGGAALAAGFGVTSPAPAGAMLAVLGLGVAGVAYAVDRRAVPQRDRERLVAVHLPEASEVLHR from the coding sequence ATGCCCCTGGCCCTGCTCGCTCTGGCCGTCGGCGCTTTCGGTATAGGCACCACAGAGTTCGTGATGATGGGCCTGCTGCCCGACGTCGCGACCGACCTGCACATCTCCATCCCCACCGCCGGTCACCTGGTCTCGGCGTACGCGCTGGGCGTGGTGATCGGCGCCCCGCTGCTCGCCGCGCTGACCGCGCGGATGTCCCGGCGCACGGTCCTGATCGGCCTGATGGCGCTGTTCGTGGCGGGCAACGCGCTCTCGGCGTTCGCCCCGGGCTACGACTCCCTGCTCGCGGCCCGCTTCCTCAGCGGCCTGCCGCACGGCGCCTTCTTCGGTGTGGGCGCGGTCGTCGCCACGAACATGGTCGCGCCCGAGCGCAAGGCCCGCTCCGTCTCGCTGATGTTCCTCGGCCTGACGGTCGCCAACATCGCGGGCGTGCCGGTCGCCACGCTCATGGGCCAGCACCTGGGATGGCGGGCCACCTTCCTCGGAGTCAGCACGATCGGCCTCGCGGCGATCGTCGCGCTGGCCCTGCTCATCCCGCACGATCACACGCAGGCACCGGCCGCCGGGCTGCGCCGCGAGCTGACCGCCCTCAGGTCCCTGCCGGTGTGGCTGGCCCTGGGCACCACGGTCGCCGGATTCGGCGCGCTGTTCTCCGCGTACAGCTACATCACCCCGATGCTCACGGATGCCGCCGGATACGCCGAGACCAGCGTCACCCTGCTCCTCGCCCTCTTCGGCGTCGGCGCGACCATCGGCAACCTGCTCGGCGGACGCCTGGCGGACCACGCCCTGCGCGGCACCCTCTTCGGCGGCCTGCTCGCCCTGGCGGCCGTCCTGGCCCTGTTCCCCCTGCTGATGTCCGCCCAGTGGAGCGCGGCCCTCGCGGTGACCCTGCTCGGAGCGGCCGCCTTCATCACCGGCTCCCCGCTCCAGCTGATGGTCATGGAGAAGGCGTCGGCGGCCCCGTCGCTCGCGTCCTCGGCCAACCAGGCCGCCTTCAACCTGGCGAACGCGGGCGGAGCCTGGATCGGCGGCGCCGCCCTGGCCGCGGGCTTCGGAGTCACGTCCCCGGCCCCGGCGGGCGCGATGCTGGCGGTGCTGGGGCTGGGGGTCGCGGGGGTGGCGTACGCGGTGGACCGCCGCGCGGTGCCGCAGCGTGACAGGGAGCGTCTCGTCGCCGTACATCTGCCGGAGGCGTCGGAGGTCCTGCACCGCTAG
- a CDS encoding endonuclease/exonuclease/phosphatase family protein: protein MNRLISGWRGDPRIWRRGIVLAALAVVLALVMLLHARVPNTIGNLGSLTETFLPWLGLLVPVLFLLAVVRRSATALIALILPVAVWLNLFGGLLTDKTGSGGDLTVATHNVNADNPDPAGTARDVAASGADVLALEELKASVVPVYEKALAPTYKYHSVQGTVGLWSKYPMSGVRAVDIKLGWTRAMRASVTTPQGPVAFYVAHMPSVRVKLKAGFTARQRDTSADALGEAIADEKLPRKVLLGDLNGTMNDRSLNGVTSQMRSTQGAAGNGFGFSWPASFPMARIDQIMVKGVEPVSSWTLPATGSDHLPVAARVNLDTSS from the coding sequence ATGAACCGTCTGATCTCCGGCTGGCGCGGTGACCCGAGAATCTGGCGCCGGGGCATCGTCCTCGCGGCCCTCGCGGTGGTCCTGGCCCTGGTCATGCTGCTGCACGCGCGGGTCCCCAACACCATCGGCAACCTGGGCAGTCTCACCGAGACCTTCCTGCCCTGGCTGGGCCTGCTGGTCCCGGTCCTGTTCCTGCTCGCCGTGGTGCGCAGGTCGGCCACGGCCCTGATCGCGCTGATCCTTCCGGTCGCCGTGTGGCTGAACCTCTTCGGCGGCCTGCTCACCGACAAGACCGGCAGCGGCGGCGACCTCACCGTGGCCACGCACAACGTCAACGCCGACAACCCCGACCCGGCGGGCACCGCCCGTGACGTGGCCGCCTCCGGCGCGGACGTGCTGGCTTTGGAGGAGCTGAAGGCCTCGGTCGTCCCGGTCTACGAGAAGGCGCTGGCGCCGACCTACAAGTACCACTCCGTGCAGGGCACCGTCGGCCTGTGGAGCAAGTACCCGATGAGCGGTGTCAGGGCCGTCGACATCAAGCTGGGCTGGACGCGCGCGATGCGGGCCTCGGTCACCACCCCGCAGGGCCCGGTCGCCTTCTACGTCGCCCACATGCCGTCGGTCCGCGTGAAGCTGAAGGCAGGGTTCACCGCCCGCCAGCGGGACACCAGTGCCGACGCGCTGGGCGAGGCCATCGCCGACGAGAAGCTGCCGCGCAAGGTGCTGCTCGGCGACCTCAACGGCACCATGAACGACCGTTCCCTCAACGGCGTCACCTCCCAGATGCGCTCCACGCAGGGCGCGGCGGGCAACGGGTTCGGGTTCAGCTGGCCGGCCTCGTTCCCGATGGCGCGCATCGACCAGATCATGGTCAAGGGCGTCGAACCGGTGAGCTCGTGGACGCTGCCGGCGACGGGGAGCGACCACCTGCCGGTGGCGGCCCGTGTGAACCTGGACACCAGCTCGTAA
- a CDS encoding TetR/AcrR family transcriptional regulator, with product MSLADSPAASGAPARGRPRSEAVERAVIEGVLKLLEDGVPLADLSIERIARTAGVGKATIYRRWSGKEELFVDVVRAAEPPDPELPGTSMRDDLVALLEPLRQRGVMTRSSALLHNVFAQMKSSPKVWAAYHASVVAPRRRMQIEILRRGQQSGELREDVDIDLLHDLFVAPMLVRTVMRPQAATEPDLSEGLSEQIVDTLLEGLRPVSSPSA from the coding sequence GTGAGCCTTGCCGACAGCCCAGCCGCTTCCGGGGCACCCGCACGGGGGCGCCCCCGCAGCGAGGCGGTCGAACGCGCCGTCATAGAGGGCGTGCTCAAGCTCCTGGAGGACGGCGTGCCGCTCGCCGACCTCTCCATCGAGCGCATCGCCCGCACGGCCGGCGTCGGCAAGGCCACCATCTACCGCCGCTGGAGCGGCAAGGAGGAACTCTTCGTCGACGTCGTACGCGCCGCCGAGCCGCCGGACCCCGAACTGCCCGGCACCTCCATGCGCGACGACCTGGTGGCCCTGCTGGAGCCGCTGCGTCAGCGCGGTGTCATGACCCGCAGCTCGGCGCTGCTGCACAACGTGTTCGCCCAGATGAAGAGCAGCCCCAAGGTCTGGGCCGCCTACCACGCCTCCGTCGTCGCGCCGCGGCGCCGGATGCAGATCGAGATCCTGCGCCGCGGACAGCAGAGCGGCGAACTCCGCGAGGACGTCGACATCGACCTGCTGCACGACCTGTTCGTCGCCCCGATGCTGGTGCGCACCGTCATGCGCCCGCAGGCCGCGACGGAGCCCGACCTCTCCGAGGGCCTGTCGGAGCAGATCGTGGACACGCTCCTAGAAGGACTACGGCCCGTCAGTTCGCCGTCCGCGTAA